One window of Oscillibacter hominis genomic DNA carries:
- a CDS encoding succinylglutamate desuccinylase/aspartoacylase family protein: MAETVVLGKKLGSGERAYITLPVTTMASGYRLEVPVHVLNGMKPGPKIFLNAVSHGDAYTGMQVIKRVLETADVNELCGTIIAVPCANPIAFEWDSRNTPVDMNNLNRNFPGSPKGWFTDQLADVVCSICSEADMLIDWHGGSYGTAINYILMKKAEGELSDRILELGLAYGLEMYYNGAPAGPAAKYTGTLTDYMIGLGKPSIVAEIGAGTDLPFDQIALSAQGVFNVMRKMGMYPGDPIVPKTQYLIKKRPLLRPKNGGLFVPAVGFDHLNKTVPQGTLLAQILSPLTLEVIEEIVAPCEQTVFLNMRGYATKVHPGDYAYILGDLASAEQFHN, translated from the coding sequence ATGGCAGAAACCGTCGTTTTAGGGAAAAAGTTAGGCAGCGGCGAGCGTGCATATATTACACTGCCGGTTACCACTATGGCCAGCGGATACCGTCTGGAGGTGCCGGTGCATGTGCTCAACGGCATGAAGCCCGGCCCAAAAATCTTCCTCAACGCCGTCTCTCACGGCGACGCCTATACCGGCATGCAGGTCATCAAGCGCGTACTGGAGACCGCCGACGTCAACGAACTCTGCGGCACCATCATCGCCGTGCCCTGCGCCAACCCCATCGCCTTTGAGTGGGATTCCCGCAACACCCCGGTGGATATGAACAACCTCAACCGCAACTTCCCCGGCAGCCCCAAGGGCTGGTTCACCGATCAGCTGGCCGATGTGGTCTGCTCCATCTGCTCCGAGGCCGACATGCTCATTGACTGGCACGGCGGCTCCTATGGCACGGCCATCAACTACATCCTGATGAAGAAGGCGGAGGGCGAGCTGTCCGACCGCATCCTGGAGTTGGGCCTGGCCTATGGACTGGAGATGTACTACAACGGCGCGCCTGCCGGCCCCGCCGCCAAGTACACCGGCACGCTGACCGACTACATGATCGGCCTGGGCAAGCCCTCCATTGTTGCCGAGATCGGCGCGGGCACCGATCTGCCCTTCGACCAGATTGCCCTCTCCGCCCAGGGCGTGTTCAACGTCATGCGCAAGATGGGCATGTATCCCGGCGATCCCATCGTCCCCAAGACCCAGTACCTCATCAAAAAACGCCCTCTGCTCCGTCCCAAGAACGGTGGTTTGTTTGTCCCCGCGGTGGGCTTTGACCACCTGAACAAGACCGTGCCCCAGGGTACGCTGCTGGCCCAGATCCTCAGCCCCCTCACCCTGGAAGTCATCGAGGAGATCGTGGCTCCCTGCGAGCAGACCGTCTTTTTGAACATGCGCGGCTATGCCACCAAGGTCCACCCCGGCGACTATGCCTACATCCTGGGCGACTTGGCCAGCGCGGAGCAGTTCCACAACTGA
- a CDS encoding LURP-one-related/scramblase family protein, with translation MKLLFRQRFFSWFDSYDIYDEQGRVVFTVEGQLAWGHCLHVLDGIGTHVGTVRERVLTLLPKFELYLGETYVGCIEKEFSLFHPRFDIDCKGWQIDGDFMEWDYAITDSGGREVARISKELFHLTDTYVIDVADTQDMLCVLMVVLAIDAEKCSRN, from the coding sequence ATGAAGCTTCTTTTTCGCCAGCGGTTTTTTTCCTGGTTTGACAGCTACGACATCTACGATGAACAGGGGCGGGTGGTCTTCACCGTGGAGGGGCAGCTGGCCTGGGGGCACTGCCTGCATGTGCTGGACGGGATTGGGACCCATGTCGGCACGGTGCGGGAGCGGGTGCTCACGCTGCTGCCCAAATTTGAGCTCTATCTGGGTGAAACCTATGTGGGATGTATTGAAAAGGAATTTTCCCTGTTCCATCCAAGGTTTGACATCGACTGCAAAGGCTGGCAGATCGACGGGGACTTCATGGAGTGGGACTACGCCATCACCGATTCCGGAGGCCGGGAGGTGGCCCGGATTTCCAAAGAACTTTTTCACCTGACGGATACATATGTGATCGATGTTGCCGACACGCAGGACATGCTGTGTGTGCTGATGGTGGTTCTGGCCATCGATGCGGAAAAATGCTCCAGAAACTGA
- the trkA gene encoding Trk system potassium transporter TrkA — protein sequence MKIIIAGVGKVGSILTKKLAAENHDVTIIDQNPDVISELVNVCDVMGVCGNGASYSVQQEAGSEGADLLIATTSGDEVNILACLVAKKLGVRHTIARVRNPEYEKQLRFMREELGLSMVINPEKATAREISRVLRFPSALKVDTFSKGRIELVEYRIGEQSSLSGVRLTDLYENTRAKVLICAVARGNEVFIPSGEFLLQTGDKIYVTASPQELEACFRHLGVFRAQARAVMIVGASKICYYLASELCSTGMSVKIIDSDEQKCVAMSERLPQALLIQGDGTDAELLHEEGVSQSDAFVSLTGLDEANIIMAMYASKQGVGKVVAKVNRQSFVDLVASGSMTDSIVSAGGITSELILRYVRAMQNGMASHVKTLHRIVGDRVEALEFGVPKGSPLVGVPFKDLNLKNDLLVAGIARSNGKIIIPSGQDSLHCGDSVIVVTTHTSLRDLSDILKK from the coding sequence ATGAAAATTATCATTGCCGGCGTAGGAAAGGTCGGCTCCATATTGACCAAAAAGCTGGCGGCGGAGAACCACGACGTCACCATCATCGACCAGAACCCGGATGTCATCTCCGAGCTTGTCAACGTGTGCGATGTGATGGGCGTGTGCGGCAACGGCGCCAGCTACAGCGTACAGCAGGAGGCCGGCTCCGAAGGTGCGGACCTGCTCATTGCCACTACCTCCGGTGACGAGGTGAACATCCTCGCCTGCCTGGTGGCCAAAAAACTGGGTGTGCGCCACACCATCGCCCGGGTCCGCAACCCCGAGTACGAAAAACAGCTGCGCTTTATGCGTGAAGAGCTGGGGCTGTCCATGGTCATCAATCCGGAAAAGGCCACCGCCCGGGAAATTTCCCGGGTGCTGCGTTTTCCCTCCGCCCTGAAGGTGGACACCTTCTCCAAGGGCCGCATCGAACTCGTGGAGTACCGCATCGGAGAGCAGTCCTCCCTGTCCGGCGTGCGCCTTACCGACCTCTATGAGAACACCCGGGCAAAGGTGCTGATCTGCGCCGTGGCCCGCGGAAACGAGGTGTTCATCCCCTCCGGCGAATTCCTGCTGCAGACCGGCGACAAGATCTATGTCACCGCCTCGCCCCAGGAGCTGGAGGCCTGCTTCCGCCACCTCGGCGTGTTCCGGGCCCAGGCCCGGGCCGTCATGATCGTGGGCGCCAGCAAAATCTGTTATTACCTGGCCTCTGAGCTTTGCAGCACCGGCATGTCCGTCAAGATCATCGACTCCGACGAGCAAAAGTGCGTGGCCATGAGCGAGCGCCTGCCCCAGGCCCTGCTGATCCAGGGCGACGGCACCGATGCAGAACTTCTGCACGAAGAGGGTGTGAGCCAGAGCGACGCCTTCGTCTCCCTCACCGGGTTGGACGAGGCTAATATCATCATGGCCATGTACGCCTCCAAGCAGGGCGTGGGCAAGGTGGTGGCCAAGGTCAACCGCCAGTCCTTTGTGGACCTGGTGGCCTCCGGCAGCATGACCGACAGCATCGTCTCCGCCGGCGGCATCACCTCGGAGCTGATCCTGCGCTATGTCCGGGCCATGCAGAACGGCATGGCCTCCCATGTGAAGACGCTGCACCGCATCGTGGGCGACCGGGTAGAGGCGCTGGAATTCGGTGTCCCCAAGGGCTCCCCCCTGGTGGGCGTTCCCTTTAAGGACCTGAATTTGAAAAATGACCTGCTGGTGGCCGGCATTGCCCGGTCCAACGGCAAGATCATCATCCCCTCCGGCCAGGACAGCCTGCACTGCGGCGACAGCGTCATCGTTGTGACCACCCACACTTCCCTCCGCGATCTTTCAGACATCCTGAAAAAATAA
- a CDS encoding TrkH family potassium uptake protein codes for MNYRMVGFILGRILLVESALMLLPLVVTLAYGESAVFAFCLPIVLSALCGAALGIRTPKNTAIYAKEGLVIVALSWLVMSLFGALPFYLCGSFSSYVDCFFETVSGFTTTGASILTEVESLEHGILFWRSFTHWVGGMGVLVFVMAILPLAGGRSVHLLRAEVPGPSVGKLVSRLGNTAKILYGIYIVLTLIEVLLLLAGGMSLFDSLIHSFGSAGTGGFSNRNLSVGAYDNAYFDVVIGTFMLLFGVNFNLYYFLLLRRFQEVFRSEELKVYLGIVFASVMMIAVNLLRFYDTFLQCLRYAFFQVSSIITTTGYATADFEQWPSFSKTILVILMFIGASAGSTGGGIKVARIVILCKSSYRDLQRMLHPHAVTTVRFEGKPLDEKTLRGTYVFFSIYMGIFALSILLLSLEHFDLITTFTAVTACINNIGPGLSLVGPMGNYSGFSDLGKLLLSFDMLVGRLEIFPVLMLLAPSVWKKPRRFSPSKKPCPYEIEEDA; via the coding sequence GTGAATTACAGAATGGTCGGCTTTATTCTTGGCCGCATTTTACTGGTGGAGTCGGCGTTGATGCTCCTCCCCCTCGTGGTGACGTTGGCCTACGGCGAGAGCGCCGTGTTTGCCTTCTGCCTCCCCATTGTGCTTTCGGCACTGTGCGGCGCGGCGCTGGGTATCCGCACACCGAAAAATACCGCCATCTACGCCAAAGAGGGCCTCGTGATCGTGGCTCTTTCCTGGCTGGTGATGTCCCTGTTCGGCGCGCTGCCCTTTTATCTCTGCGGCTCCTTTTCCAGCTATGTGGACTGCTTTTTCGAGACTGTTTCCGGCTTCACCACCACCGGCGCCAGCATCCTGACGGAGGTCGAGTCCCTGGAGCACGGAATCCTCTTTTGGCGCAGCTTCACCCACTGGGTGGGCGGCATGGGCGTGCTGGTCTTTGTGATGGCCATTTTACCGCTGGCCGGAGGCCGCAGCGTCCATCTGCTGCGGGCGGAGGTGCCCGGTCCCTCTGTGGGCAAGCTGGTGAGCCGCCTGGGCAACACCGCCAAAATCCTCTATGGCATCTACATTGTGCTGACGCTGATCGAGGTTCTCCTTCTGCTCGCAGGAGGCATGTCCCTGTTTGATTCGCTGATCCACTCCTTCGGCTCGGCGGGCACCGGCGGCTTCTCCAACCGCAACCTCAGCGTGGGCGCCTACGACAACGCCTACTTCGATGTGGTCATCGGCACGTTTATGCTGCTTTTCGGCGTAAACTTCAACCTGTACTACTTCCTGCTGCTGCGCCGCTTCCAGGAGGTGTTCCGCTCCGAGGAGCTGAAGGTCTATCTTGGAATCGTCTTCGCCTCGGTGATGATGATTGCGGTCAATCTGCTGCGTTTTTACGACACCTTCCTCCAGTGCCTGCGCTATGCCTTCTTCCAGGTGTCGTCCATCATCACCACCACAGGCTACGCCACGGCGGACTTCGAGCAGTGGCCCTCTTTTTCCAAAACCATCCTGGTGATCCTGATGTTCATCGGCGCCTCGGCGGGCTCCACCGGCGGCGGCATCAAGGTGGCCCGGATTGTCATTCTCTGCAAATCCTCCTACCGGGACCTGCAGCGGATGCTCCACCCCCACGCCGTCACCACCGTCCGTTTTGAGGGCAAGCCCCTGGACGAAAAGACCCTGCGTGGTACTTATGTGTTCTTCTCCATCTACATGGGTATTTTTGCCCTGTCGATCCTCCTTTTGTCCCTGGAGCATTTTGACCTGATCACCACCTTCACCGCCGTGACCGCCTGCATCAACAACATCGGTCCCGGCCTCTCCCTGGTGGGGCCCATGGGGAACTACTCCGGCTTTTCCGACCTCGGAAAGCTCCTGCTCTCCTTTGACATGCTGGTGGGCCGACTGGAGATTTTCCCTGTGCTGATGCTGCTGGCGCCCTCGGTTTGGAAAAAGCCCCGGCGCTTTTCCCCAAGCAAAAAGCCCTGTCCCTATGAAATAGAGGAGGATGCCTGA